Part of the Pseudomonadota bacterium genome is shown below.
GGCGGAGGCAATGGTGATGGCGGAGGCAGTACTAATACCACCCTTACCACCCTCGAAGCCCAAACACTCGAATACGACGATGAAGCGGGAGAACAAGATAGCGAGGAGGAAGCGTGTCTCCCTGCGGACCCCGCTTGTCGGCCAGATGAGGCCGGTCTCTTGGATGTCAGCGCGGTGCTGCCAGAGGTGTCTACTCGGTAACAGTCCGCAAAGGGTAGTGAAGCGACTAAGCGACTGGAGCAGAACCGCTTCTCTGCTATTGGCCATCGTGGTCACGGGCGTCTACGCCAACCCGCCTCCTTGTCCGCCCACTACGCCTTCACAAGCGTCTAGCGGAGGGCTCGCGGAGAGCTTGTTTAAACAAGGTCTTGAACACCACCGACAGGGAAGACTCGAAGCCGCCACTGCAACGTGGAAACGCGCGTTGCGCAAATTCGAACAGGCACACGATAGGCAGGGTTCGGCACGCACGCTCGGGAATCTCGGCATCGTATTAAAAGACCAAGGCCGATACCCGCAATCCCTGGATCACCACCGGCGGGCTCTCGCCATTCTGGAAGACCTGGGCGACCGTTCGGGCCAGGCCACGGTTTTGATTAATCTCGGCAATACCTACGAGAGTTTAGGCGAGTATTTCAAAGCGGAAGCGGCTTTTCTAACAGCGTTGAACACCGTGAAGGCGCTCGGCGATTCCGCCGACGAAGCCCTAGTCCGTAGCAACTTGGGCGGTATTTATGCTAAGACAGGCGAGTACGAAAAAGCGATCTCGCAATACCAAGAAAGCGTCGCGATTGCAAAGAGGATCAACGATCGCAGCGGAAAAGCTTACGCGCTGAATAACCTTGGCTCAGCGCATCATGTTCAAGGACACCTCCGAAAAGCGCTGCGCTATTATACGGAAAGCTTGGCTCTCGCAAGAGAAGTCCGCGATGCGCGCCTCCAGGCCGAGATTATAACCAACCTCGGGACGGCCGAAGAAGACCGGCGGCATTCTAAGCCGGCCATTCGGCATCACCAGGACGCGTTTAAGCTAGCGGCGCAGGTTGGGGATCGGCGTCTACAAGCCATCGCACTCAATAACCTCGGTCATGCCTATTTTGGTGCACGGGATTTTGCACAAGCCGAGCAGTCTCTCCGCAAGGCCGTCGCCTTATACGATTCGTTACGGCCGGGGCTTGCCGACAGTGCGAAGGTGTCGATCTTTGATACTCAGGTGCTGACTTACAATTTACTCCAGCAAGTATTAGTTGCCCGAAACAAACATAGTGACGCCCTCGAAGCTTCCGAACAAGGTCGGTCGCGGGTTTTCGTCGAGCAGCTAGCGCAAAGGTTATCATCGGGATCCGCGCCTGCGATCTCGCCACCAAGCATCAAACAAATCGCGCGGATAGCCCGCGAGCACCAAGCGACTTTAGTGGAATATTCGCTCATTCCAGAAGATGCATTTAAGGTTCAAGGTAAGCTTCGCGGGCGGGCGGGTACGCTCTACATCTGGGTCGTACAACCGGGTGGGGAAATAGGTTTTCGGTCTCTAGATCTGACGACTAAAAACGTCGCCCTTTCTGATTTCGTTGGACAGATGCGAAACGCGCTGGGGCTCCGCGGGCGAGGCGGTTCGGGGACGGATGGTCGGATCGCGACCGACGACGATGGTCATCCCTTGCGCGAGCTGCACGAGGTGCTGATCGATCCGATAGTCGATTTGTTACCGGCGGATCCCGCTGCGACGGTTGTTTTCATCCCGCACGAAACGTTGTTTCTGGTGCCTTTTCCCGCACTGGAAGATAACTCCGGCAGGTATCTCGTCGATCGCCATACCATTCTCACGGCACCCTCGATTCAACTCCTTGACTTGACACAGCAACGGCGGAAGCGGATCCGCAGTCTACATCTTGAAAGAGCACTCGTCGTGGGGAATCCGTCGCCTATGCCAAAGGTTTCGGCGTATCCCGACGAACCACCCATACAACTTGAACCCCTTCTTGGGAGCGAACAAGAGGCGATCGCTGTAGCGAGGATCTTAAATACAGAACCTGTGATTAATGCGAAAGCAACCAAAGCCTCGGTAATTTCCCGGATGGCCAAGGCGCGGATTATTCACTTAGCAACCCACGGAATACTGGATGATTTCCCCGGCAAAGATATGCCGGGTGCCGTGGCGCTTGCGCCCTCAGGCTCTGACGATGGCCTGTTGACGGCTGAAGAGATCCTAAATATGGAACTCAAAACTGAACTCGTAGTTTTAAGCGCGTGTGACACGGGCCGCGGCCATATTTCGGGCGATGGCGTCATTGGTCTCTCGCGATCGGTGATCGTAGCGGGTGCCCCGAGTGTTGTCGTCTCTCTATGGAAAGTCCCGGATACAGCGACGTCGGTACTCATGACGAGATTCTACGGATATTTGCGCGAGGGCCACGACAAATCCGTCGCGCTACGCCAAGCGATGCTGGATACTAAACAGCGCTACCCAAAGCCCCGCGACTGGGCGGCTTTCACTTTGGTCGGTGAAGCTCAATAGCTATTTTCCGATGCGAACGTTTTGTGAATGCCGTATTTTGCGCGAGCCCGGCTACGCATCCGCGCATGCCTGCCTTACATGATTATCAGACAGTATCCCCTTTACCACGCGTATTCCAAACCCACCTTGGCGGTGATCAATTCGTCCGTGTCAACCTCAACAGATATGAAGGGGTTCACGTGTTTGTTGATTTCGATGTCGTATTCCACGCCCGCCAGGACGGCGGAGGAGCCATCCTCGCCGTCGGCCGGGGAGGTGTTCCCGAAGACTTCCGCAAAGAAACTCAAGTTCTCGGTTACGCCATAATCGAGGGAGAAGGTATAGATGAACTGGTCCTTCAAGTCCTCTCCTGCCGGGGAGCCAAACGTTTCGTACTCAAGCTCCAGGTTCAAATCCAATTCGCCGAATTCCTTTCCGGAGATAACGGAAGCGGAATAGTCGGCCTTACCGGTGCCGATCTCCCGGTTGTCGGCGCTGGGGATTTTAACTTTCGCCGCCAGCACGACCGCCGGCCACGGGCCCTCCGCCCCGATGGCCAGATAGGCCACGGTGAAATCCGTGTCCCCGATTCCACTAGCGTCGGATTCATCCTCCGGCATCTGCCGCTCCCACAAGACCGGCTCCAGAAGAAGCTGAATGCGATCGCTCGGGGCATACTGAATCCCCGTTTCGAAGGTAATCGCCTTGCCGTCTCTGTCTTTTTCAAATTGTAATGCATTTTCGATGACCAGATTTCCCTCCTCGCGCACGATACGGGTGGTCCTGGCATCACGGGCAAGATCGGCCCATACCGGGATCGCCGCGAACACGGCGGCGCACATCGCGAAGCGATGCGCAAGTCGGCATTTCCCTTTCAATGTGTTGATCATTGCGCGGTGGAATATGGAGTCAGACATAAGTCAGACACGAATGGTAATTACTTAAGGCGGGAGTCCAAAATTTCCGTCATTCCCGTTTTCGGCTATCAATGCCTGTGGCCGCTCAGAGGGTTTGTGACCGCGCCTCTTTGGCGCCAGGGATGGCAGCAAGCCCGATTCGCGCTGCGCTCGCCACTTCGATAGGTGAGACGAGTAAAGACCTTCGCGCCGCAGCAAGGCGCCTACCTGCCCGGGCTCTGAACAGCGATCAAGGCCCTGCAGGATCCGTATCTTGTACTCGGCAGTGAATTGCCGGCGTTCAGCTTTCTCACTGACCTCCGGAACCGGATGCTGGCCGTTGCCAGGCGCATTCGGGTCCCGATCGCCCGGCTCTGAGCCTGCTTGATCCTTCCGGGACTTCGTTGCTCATGATCGGATTGCCAGCGTGAAACGGCTTCTCGAACTGCCCTCGCGAGAAGGAACAAAAAGCGACCCGGCGGCGGCCGCGGGCTACGGAGCCGGCGGGGCGTGGACGCCGAGCTCCAAGGCAATAGCTTGACCACCTTCAGCAGGACATCTCTTAGCGGGATAACCGTCGCGACCACCGGCACCATGGGGATGAGCTCCGCGATCGCCAGCGGAATGATGGATCGCCTGGTGAATGGCACTATCGCCATCGTGCGCACGCGCTCGGCGCATTGGCTGAGGTCGGTGAGTGCGGAAAAATCCGGGCATTTCAGAACCTCGGCGTCGATGTGCCTACCTGGACCTAACCACTTGGCGGCCACCGTGCGCCCGACATGGGACATGAACGTGTCATACTTGCGCATACCCTCTCGACGGGCAGGGAGCGTTGGGATTGTGAAAGGCATTGCGACCCTGGCCCTTTAAATCCCTTTAGTTCCACTCTCCTCGAGCTTAACCAGGAGATCGAGGCCCCATGGTCACAGGTCCTCCGAACCGAGACCTCTCATCCTTGGCGAGGTACGGCGGGGGCGATCTTTTCCGCTTCCAGCACCCACCCGCCGCCCATGGCTTTGTAGACGTTGACGAGCTGGGTGAGGCTTTCAGCTTGGATCTGGGCATGTTGAAGCTCAGCGTCGAACAGATCGTTCTGAGCGACCAAAACCTCGAGATAGCCCGTCACGCCCTCGTCGAACCGCTGTTGGGAGAGCCGCGCAAAATCCTTGAGTGCGGCAACACGTAGGCCGCGCGCTATGAGCTCCTCGCGGCTCTTCTGCGTGCCGATGAGCGCATCGTTCACCTCCCGAAACGCGCCTTGGATCGTCTGCCGATAGCGTTCGACGGCCTGCCGTTGCGCGGCCTCGACCGCCTGGACCTGGCCCTCGATGTTGCCGAAGGTGAAGAGCGGCGCCGCGGCCGCGGCGCTCAGTACCCAGATGCTCGCCGGTCCGGTGAACAAGTTCGAGAGCGAGGCACTGGCGGTGCCCAGCAGGCTCGTAAGCGAGATCGTGGGGAAGTAGAACGACCGGGCGACGCCGATCTGGGCGTTGGCCGCGATGAGATCCTGCTCGGCGGCACCGATGTCGGGCCGGCGTTCGAGGAGTGCCGAAGGCAGCCCGGCCGGGATCCCGGGTATAGCGAGTTGGGCTAGCGCTCGGCCTCGGACGATCGGGGCGGGGTTGCGGCCGAGCAGGATCGAGAGCAGATTCTCCTGCAGCGCGATCTGGCGCTCAAAAGCGGGGATCGCGGCAAGGGCCTCTTGATACTGCGACTGTATCTGGGCGACGTCGACTTGAGCGACGATCCCCTCCTTGAAGCGCAGGTCGAAGATCCGCTTGGTCTTACCGTAGTTGCGGCCGGTGGCGCGTGCGATCTCGAGCTGGCGGTCGAGCGCCCGGAGCACGATGTAGCTCGAGGCCACATTGGTCACCACCGAGAGGATCACCGCACGGCGTGTGTCCTCGGCCGCCAGCACCTGCGCCTGGGCCGCTTCGGTGGCGCGCCGGATGCGACCGAAGATATCGATCTCCCAGCTCGCGTTGACCTGGGCCTCGTAGAAGCCGAAGGGATTGCTGAGGTTCGAGGGGAACGCGCCGGGACCGGTCTCGGAATCGCGCTGGCCACCCCCGGCCACCGCAGCGCCGATCTGCGGGAAGAATCCGGAGCGCGCCGTTTTGAGCTGGCCGAGGAACTGTTCCACACGCGCCGCGCCGATGCGAACGTCGTAGTTCTCGAGGAGCGCGGTCGCGATGAGTTGGGTCAGCACCGGATCGCCGAACTGCTCCCACCAGCGGGTGTCGGCCATCCCCGCCGCCTCCTGGTAGCCGACCCGCCATGCCTGCGGGGTATCGACCTCCGGACGCACGTAATCGGGGCCAACGGCAGCGCACCCCGACAGCAAGGTTGCAAGGGAACAGACAAGCGCGAATCGCCACATCTTAGTCATCCTCCGGCTTGGCATGCGGTGCGGCTGCCGCGGGCGCACTTGCTGCGACCTCGCTGCTCAGGGCGCGACGGTCGAACAGGCCGGTGAGGCCTTTCTAACAGCACGAAGAAGAGCGGCACGAAAAAGTTCGCGATCACTGTCGAGGCGAGCATGCCACGATGATGCCGGTGCCGATGGCGTGCAGGCTATTCGCGCCCGGACCGGTGGCTATCGCAAGCGGTACCGTGCCTAGTGATGGCAGGCAATACCTCGGACAAGACCACGCTCAAGGATTTTCTGAAAAAGATCGAAACGCAATACGGCCAGTCCGAGCGCAGCTGGGTGATAGATCGCGGGATCCCCACCAAAGAGAGCTCGCCCTGATGCGCCGAGCCGAGGTATGTTTCCTTAATGAAGTTCACCGAAAATATAGTTTTGCCAACTGACCATGCGCAGCAGAATCTTGCGTATGAGTGCCACATGATGCACATGTTTTGTATAGATGGCCGCGGATCCAATAACACCAGCCGGTAGCTGGTATGCCGATACGTCGTCCTCCAGTTTGATGACTACCGGTACGCGACCGGGCATCGGCACGGATTCGACGGTCCCCAGTGTGCCGCTCGTTTGCAACTGGCCCTCCGCCAACACCGGCAAGATGCGGTCTACATGCCCTTTAAACACCCGCCCCGGCACGGCCCTATAAATCACTTCCACCTCGTCACCCGGTTTGAGACGCTGCAGCGAGTTCTGCCAGAAGGCACCCACCAGGGCGCGGTCATTGGG
Proteins encoded:
- a CDS encoding transporter encodes the protein MSDSIFHRAMINTLKGKCRLAHRFAMCAAVFAAIPVWADLARDARTTRIVREEGNLVIENALQFEKDRDGKAITFETGIQYAPSDRIQLLLEPVLWERQMPEDESDASGIGDTDFTVAYLAIGAEGPWPAVVLAAKVKIPSADNREIGTGKADYSASVISGKEFGELDLNLELEYETFGSPAGEDLKDQFIYTFSLDYGVTENLSFFAEVFGNTSPADGEDGSSAVLAGVEYDIEINKHVNPFISVEVDTDELITAKVGLEYAW
- a CDS encoding CHAT domain-containing tetratricopeptide repeat protein; its protein translation is MRKFEQAHDRQGSARTLGNLGIVLKDQGRYPQSLDHHRRALAILEDLGDRSGQATVLINLGNTYESLGEYFKAEAAFLTALNTVKALGDSADEALVRSNLGGIYAKTGEYEKAISQYQESVAIAKRINDRSGKAYALNNLGSAHHVQGHLRKALRYYTESLALAREVRDARLQAEIITNLGTAEEDRRHSKPAIRHHQDAFKLAAQVGDRRLQAIALNNLGHAYFGARDFAQAEQSLRKAVALYDSLRPGLADSAKVSIFDTQVLTYNLLQQVLVARNKHSDALEASEQGRSRVFVEQLAQRLSSGSAPAISPPSIKQIARIAREHQATLVEYSLIPEDAFKVQGKLRGRAGTLYIWVVQPGGEIGFRSLDLTTKNVALSDFVGQMRNALGLRGRGGSGTDGRIATDDDGHPLRELHEVLIDPIVDLLPADPAATVVFIPHETLFLVPFPALEDNSGRYLVDRHTILTAPSIQLLDLTQQRRKRIRSLHLERALVVGNPSPMPKVSAYPDEPPIQLEPLLGSEQEAIAVARILNTEPVINAKATKASVISRMAKARIIHLATHGILDDFPGKDMPGAVALAPSGSDDGLLTAEEILNMELKTELVVLSACDTGRGHISGDGVIGLSRSVIVAGAPSVVVSLWKVPDTATSVLMTRFYGYLREGHDKSVALRQAMLDTKQRYPKPRDWAAFTLVGEAQ
- a CDS encoding efflux transporter outer membrane subunit, with amino-acid sequence MWRFALVCSLATLLSGCAAVGPDYVRPEVDTPQAWRVGYQEAAGMADTRWWEQFGDPVLTQLIATALLENYDVRIGAARVEQFLGQLKTARSGFFPQIGAAVAGGGQRDSETGPGAFPSNLSNPFGFYEAQVNASWEIDIFGRIRRATEAAQAQVLAAEDTRRAVILSVVTNVASSYIVLRALDRQLEIARATGRNYGKTKRIFDLRFKEGIVAQVDVAQIQSQYQEALAAIPAFERQIALQENLLSILLGRNPAPIVRGRALAQLAIPGIPAGLPSALLERRPDIGAAEQDLIAANAQIGVARSFYFPTISLTSLLGTASASLSNLFTGPASIWVLSAAAAAPLFTFGNIEGQVQAVEAAQRQAVERYRQTIQGAFREVNDALIGTQKSREELIARGLRVAALKDFARLSQQRFDEGVTGYLEVLVAQNDLFDAELQHAQIQAESLTQLVNVYKAMGGGWVLEAEKIAPAVPRQG